The Marinilongibacter aquaticus genome has a window encoding:
- a CDS encoding Crp/Fnr family transcriptional regulator, with amino-acid sequence MEDLLEYFAQFVILEERVLERIMGKLELCSFPKKHIILQKGEVENYISFIESGSIRFYVPDIDLEKTFAFIFEQDLVCAYDSFLSREPALYCAETMEETILYRIAYSDLQKVYDEIPESNVLGRKLSEVIYLKKAKRELSFLLDSPETRYEKIFSERPNLLQRVPLKYIASYIGVTPQALSRIRKRIS; translated from the coding sequence ATGGAAGATTTATTAGAATACTTCGCTCAATTTGTTATTCTTGAAGAGCGAGTTTTGGAGAGAATTATGGGCAAGCTCGAGCTTTGTTCGTTTCCTAAAAAGCACATTATCTTGCAAAAGGGAGAAGTAGAAAATTACATTTCTTTCATTGAGTCTGGAAGTATACGTTTTTATGTGCCGGATATTGATTTGGAGAAAACATTTGCATTTATTTTCGAGCAAGATTTGGTTTGTGCCTACGATTCATTTTTAAGCCGCGAACCTGCTCTGTATTGTGCAGAAACCATGGAAGAAACTATATTGTACCGAATTGCATACAGCGATTTGCAAAAAGTTTATGATGAAATCCCAGAAAGTAATGTTTTGGGAAGGAAACTCAGCGAAGTCATCTATTTGAAAAAGGCGAAAAGAGAGCTTTCCTTTTTATTGGACAGTCCCGAAACCCGATATGAAAAGATATTCTCAGAAAGACCAAACCTTTTGCAAAGGGTACCACTTAAATATATAGCTTCGTATATAGGCGTAACTCCACAAGCTTTAAGCCGAATTCGAAAGCGTATTTCTTAA
- a CDS encoding alpha/beta hydrolase encodes MPALKFTFSARQALFVLLLLCCSGFLKAQNFETFTYLKNDSLDLKLDLFLPENKNAKDFPLVIFMHGGGFSGGNRTAGHAFAKYLAQHDIACASLSYTLSRKATGFGCNVPQEEKIMTFRLAASELWEATAFLLDKAKAIGFDKEKVFLSGSSAGAEAVLHGAYLDRTSMSLHGNSLPADFRYKGMISGAGAIIDLNLITKETAIPTLFFHGNVDNVVPYVTASHHYCGPETVGWMMLFGSHSIYTHLKSLGVSSQLQSFVGGKHEFSAWYFHHKQELLLNFIHKVLQSEQFTIEEEVHEKAK; translated from the coding sequence ATGCCTGCCTTAAAATTTACCTTCTCGGCACGTCAAGCCCTTTTTGTACTGCTTTTGCTCTGCTGCTCTGGCTTTCTGAAAGCCCAAAATTTTGAAACTTTCACTTATCTGAAAAACGATTCGCTTGATTTAAAACTCGACTTGTTTTTGCCCGAAAACAAAAATGCAAAAGATTTCCCTTTGGTGATATTCATGCACGGCGGTGGCTTTTCTGGAGGAAATCGTACCGCTGGACACGCTTTTGCCAAGTATCTCGCCCAACATGATATTGCTTGTGCTAGCTTAAGTTATACGCTTTCGCGAAAAGCCACAGGATTTGGCTGTAATGTGCCGCAAGAAGAGAAAATCATGACCTTCCGTTTAGCTGCCAGCGAACTTTGGGAAGCCACCGCTTTTTTGCTTGACAAGGCCAAGGCAATTGGTTTTGATAAAGAAAAAGTATTTCTATCCGGCAGCAGTGCCGGAGCCGAGGCGGTGTTGCACGGAGCCTACTTGGATCGCACAAGCATGAGCTTGCATGGGAATAGCCTACCCGCCGATTTCAGGTATAAAGGTATGATTTCTGGTGCCGGAGCGATAATCGACCTCAACCTTATTACAAAAGAAACCGCGATTCCGACATTGTTCTTCCATGGAAATGTCGACAATGTGGTACCGTATGTCACGGCATCACACCATTATTGCGGCCCCGAAACTGTCGGTTGGATGATGCTTTTTGGTTCGCATTCGATCTACACACATTTGAAATCTTTGGGCGTGAGCAGCCAATTGCAATCCTTTGTGGGCGGTAAACATGAATTTTCCGCTTGGTATTTCCATCACAAACAGGAACTGTTGCTCAACTTTATTCACAAAGTATTGCAAAGCGAGCAATTCACTATCGAAGAAGAAGTACACGAAAAGGCCAAATAA
- the feoB gene encoding ferrous iron transport protein B, which yields MKIALLGNPNSGKSSLFNHLTGLRQKVGNFPGVTVDKKIGTAILAAGQKAQIIDFPGTYSLYPNSLDEQVVLDVMADPANPDYPDVAVVVADSTNLKRNMLLFEQVSDLGIPSVLALNMLDEASELGISVNSPKMSSILGVPVVEINAREGIGLEGLKRAILQQAEKPAFHENHQVLFEGLEEPLNQVKDRFHLNNTYLASQYLAQNDKLNFLQKNETEELRQLADKYGFDADTFQANETVWRYQDIAGTLDQSLITETKERLSLTDRLDKVLLHRFWGYVIFLAVLFIIFQSVFLLASYPQDLIDAGTADLVTWLHKVLPEGKLTDLLTEGVISGIGGIVIFVPQIALLFILISILEESGYMSRVVVLMDRFIRPFGMSGRSVVPLISGMACAVPAIMSARTIGNWKDRLITIMVTPLMSCAARLPIYTIIIALVVPQQSFFGPFGMQGIWLMLLYLLGFFMALIAGWVMKKVLKSNMRSFFAMELPTYKTPRWTQVFYTVLEKVKTFVFEAGKVILAISVILWVLSSYGPGEEFNNAEEIVQAENPTLSGVDLENKVASFQLSNSYAGHFGKFIEPVIRPLGYDWKIGIALLTSFAAREVFVGTVSTIYSIGSSADDENTIKARLRREVNPETGEPTFNMATSASLLVFYAFAMMCMSTLAVVYRETKGWKWPMIQLGYMTALAYISAFIVYQLLK from the coding sequence ATGAAAATAGCCTTACTGGGAAACCCGAATTCGGGGAAATCTTCTCTCTTCAATCATTTGACCGGACTTCGTCAAAAGGTAGGTAATTTTCCGGGGGTAACCGTAGATAAAAAAATAGGCACGGCCATTTTGGCTGCAGGCCAAAAGGCCCAAATAATCGATTTTCCAGGTACGTACAGTTTATATCCCAATTCATTGGACGAGCAGGTGGTGCTCGATGTGATGGCTGATCCTGCCAATCCCGATTATCCGGATGTAGCAGTGGTGGTGGCCGACAGCACCAATCTGAAACGCAACATGTTGCTTTTCGAGCAGGTGAGCGATTTGGGTATTCCTTCGGTTTTGGCCTTGAATATGCTCGATGAAGCCAGCGAATTGGGAATTTCAGTCAATTCGCCCAAAATGTCGAGTATATTGGGTGTACCCGTGGTGGAAATCAATGCACGCGAAGGCATTGGCTTGGAGGGACTAAAGCGGGCCATTTTGCAACAAGCTGAGAAACCTGCGTTTCACGAAAACCATCAGGTTCTTTTCGAAGGCTTGGAAGAACCTTTGAATCAGGTGAAAGACCGTTTCCACCTGAACAATACTTATTTGGCGAGTCAATATTTGGCTCAAAACGACAAGTTGAACTTTCTTCAGAAAAACGAGACCGAAGAGCTGCGTCAATTGGCCGATAAATACGGTTTTGATGCCGATACTTTTCAGGCCAATGAGACGGTTTGGCGGTACCAAGATATCGCTGGAACTTTAGACCAGTCGCTCATTACCGAAACCAAAGAACGTCTTTCACTTACCGATCGGCTCGACAAAGTGTTGTTGCACCGCTTTTGGGGTTATGTGATCTTCTTGGCGGTTTTGTTTATCATCTTTCAATCTGTATTTCTTTTGGCCAGTTATCCGCAAGATCTGATTGACGCAGGTACTGCAGACTTGGTGACTTGGTTGCACAAGGTTTTGCCCGAAGGAAAACTGACGGATTTATTGACCGAAGGTGTGATCAGCGGAATTGGCGGGATTGTGATTTTTGTGCCGCAAATAGCCCTTTTATTTATCTTGATTTCCATTTTGGAAGAATCGGGTTATATGTCGAGGGTGGTGGTTTTGATGGATCGCTTCATTCGGCCTTTCGGAATGAGTGGGCGAAGCGTAGTGCCCTTGATCAGCGGAATGGCTTGTGCTGTGCCCGCCATTATGTCGGCAAGAACAATAGGGAATTGGAAAGACCGATTGATTACGATCATGGTTACGCCTTTGATGAGTTGTGCCGCCAGATTGCCCATTTATACCATTATTATTGCTTTGGTTGTACCGCAGCAGAGCTTTTTTGGCCCTTTTGGCATGCAAGGTATTTGGCTAATGCTTTTGTATTTACTGGGCTTTTTTATGGCTTTGATCGCCGGTTGGGTAATGAAAAAGGTTTTGAAATCGAATATGCGTAGTTTCTTCGCCATGGAACTGCCGACCTACAAAACGCCCCGTTGGACTCAGGTTTTTTATACCGTTTTAGAAAAAGTGAAAACCTTTGTTTTTGAGGCGGGAAAAGTGATTTTGGCGATTTCGGTTATTCTTTGGGTGCTTTCTAGCTACGGTCCGGGCGAAGAATTCAACAATGCCGAAGAAATTGTGCAGGCCGAAAACCCAACACTCAGCGGTGTAGACTTGGAAAACAAAGTGGCTTCTTTTCAATTGTCCAATTCTTATGCAGGGCATTTTGGTAAGTTCATCGAGCCGGTTATTCGTCCCTTGGGTTACGATTGGAAAATAGGTATTGCCTTGCTCACATCTTTTGCTGCTCGTGAGGTTTTCGTGGGCACGGTTTCGACAATTTACAGCATCGGCTCTTCTGCCGACGATGAGAATACAATCAAGGCAAGATTGCGAAGAGAGGTAAACCCCGAAACGGGCGAGCCCACATTCAATATGGCGACTTCTGCTTCGCTTTTGGTTTTTTACGCTTTTGCCATGATGTGCATGAGTACCTTGGCCGTGGTTTATCGTGAAACCAAAGGGTGGAAATGGCCGATGATCCAGCTTGGCTATATGACGGCCCTGGCTTATATCTCGGCATTCATTGTATACCAATTACTGAAATAG
- a CDS encoding FeoA family protein: MKNPFLTLADLKDGQSAIVKAFHDMSLSLRLMQLGIIPGTPFRMDRSAPFGCPVCISMVGDYHLSLRRSEAESIEIELI, from the coding sequence TTGAAAAATCCTTTTCTAACACTCGCAGATCTTAAAGATGGTCAATCGGCCATAGTGAAAGCCTTCCACGACATGTCGCTTTCGCTTCGCCTTATGCAATTGGGTATTATACCCGGCACGCCATTTCGCATGGATAGGTCGGCACCTTTCGGTTGCCCTGTGTGTATCAGTATGGTAGGGGATTATCATTTGTCTTTACGCCGATCAGAAGCAGAATCGATAGAAATAGAATTGATCTAA
- a CDS encoding glycerol-3-phosphate dehydrogenase/oxidase, protein MNRTNNLQLLANEEFDLCIIGAGASGAGVALDAASRGLKVALIDKNDFCAETSSRSTKLIHGGVRYLEQAFKKLDLAQLKQVKHGLHERRTLLKNAPHLAKPLALITPVFSWWEGLYYFIGLKMYNHFARHDGLPKPAWLSKRNTLERIPGIAANIHSSVLYYDGTFNDSRFCLAMVQKAGEYGTAMANYVELVDFNKNEKGKIVSARCTDLFGHTEFEIKAKQFLNCTGPYADHVRLMAEQSEELRMRPAKGVHISFSTEFVKSQDALLIPETKDGRVVFVKPLKNEVIAGTTDTAYHNLEEEPVLEEEEVEYLLETLEPFLQEIPKKTEIKAGFAGIRPLLAPKRANRKETKSLLRDHEVEYLERAGLLSLLGGKWTTYRVMAQDAVDRVCELLGKQETCQTADILLYGGDNLKGAEIEVNLLGEEWGISEDTRAHLVETYGGMAPQVLKLCAEKEEWKTKILGEYPYLMGEVVYAIRFEMVMKFRDFLSRRVRLEILNWERAEKAMERIAPIFQKELNWTEEERLEAQTEYKALLEHFINSAHIVENKNEIA, encoded by the coding sequence ATGAACAGAACGAACAACCTACAACTTTTGGCAAATGAAGAGTTTGATCTGTGCATCATCGGTGCGGGAGCCAGCGGTGCCGGTGTGGCTCTGGATGCAGCCTCAAGAGGGTTGAAGGTGGCTTTGATCGATAAAAATGACTTTTGTGCGGAAACCTCTTCGCGTTCTACAAAGTTGATTCACGGGGGTGTACGCTATTTGGAGCAGGCCTTCAAGAAACTCGATTTGGCTCAACTCAAACAGGTGAAGCACGGTTTGCACGAAAGGCGAACGCTCCTGAAAAATGCCCCACATTTGGCCAAACCTTTGGCTTTGATCACGCCTGTGTTTTCGTGGTGGGAAGGCCTTTATTATTTTATAGGGCTTAAAATGTACAATCATTTTGCCCGACACGATGGGCTGCCCAAACCCGCTTGGTTGAGTAAAAGAAATACCCTCGAACGTATACCTGGAATTGCTGCCAATATTCACAGTTCGGTATTGTATTACGACGGTACTTTCAATGATTCTCGCTTTTGCTTGGCTATGGTGCAAAAGGCTGGCGAATACGGCACGGCAATGGCCAATTATGTAGAATTGGTGGATTTCAATAAAAATGAAAAGGGCAAAATTGTTTCGGCACGTTGTACAGACCTTTTCGGGCACACGGAGTTTGAAATAAAAGCGAAGCAGTTTTTGAACTGTACGGGGCCGTATGCCGATCACGTAAGGTTGATGGCTGAGCAATCGGAAGAATTGAGAATGCGGCCTGCAAAAGGAGTACACATCAGTTTTTCCACCGAATTTGTTAAAAGTCAGGATGCCTTATTGATTCCAGAGACAAAAGATGGACGTGTAGTTTTTGTAAAGCCTTTGAAAAACGAAGTGATTGCGGGCACGACAGATACCGCCTATCATAATTTGGAAGAAGAACCCGTTTTGGAAGAAGAAGAAGTGGAATACCTTTTGGAAACACTCGAACCCTTTTTGCAAGAAATTCCTAAAAAAACAGAAATAAAGGCGGGTTTTGCGGGTATTCGACCGCTCTTGGCTCCAAAGCGAGCGAATAGAAAGGAAACAAAAAGTCTTTTGCGGGACCACGAAGTTGAATATTTAGAAAGAGCTGGCCTGCTCAGTCTTTTGGGCGGCAAGTGGACAACTTACCGCGTGATGGCTCAAGATGCCGTAGACCGTGTATGTGAATTGTTGGGAAAACAAGAGACTTGCCAAACGGCCGATATACTGCTTTATGGCGGTGATAACCTGAAAGGTGCGGAAATAGAGGTCAACTTATTGGGTGAAGAATGGGGTATTTCCGAAGATACGCGGGCACACCTTGTGGAAACCTACGGTGGAATGGCCCCGCAAGTATTGAAACTCTGTGCCGAAAAGGAAGAATGGAAGACCAAAATTCTTGGAGAGTATCCTTATTTAATGGGAGAGGTTGTGTATGCTATTCGTTTTGAGATGGTTATGAAATTCAGGGATTTCTTGAGTCGGCGTGTACGACTGGAAATTTTGAATTGGGAGAGAGCAGAAAAGGCGATGGAACGAATTGCCCCGATCTTTCAAAAAGAACTGAATTGGACTGAGGAAGAGCGACTTGAAGCACAAACCGAATACAAGGCCCTGTTGGAACATTTCATCAATTCTGCCCATATCGTGGAGAATAAGAACGAAATCGCTTAA
- the galK gene encoding galactokinase, giving the protein MKSVEIQLAFKTYFGHSPQYFVQAPGRINMIGEHTDYNQGFVLPAAINKNIYFAVSKRSDSQLHLYSVDLEDHLEVCFESILPSEKGWANFLLGVVSEMQKQGKNFDFGLNIAFGGNVPLGAGLSSSAAIESGMGTLLNALFNLDYSLLDLALIAQGAEQRFAGLNCGIMDMYASLFGQRNRLIKLDCKSLSHEYLEVDLKGKSILLFNSGVKHSLADSAYNKRRAECEEGVSILKAHYPEVASLRDVELMQLEKHKAEFPPVVYQRCLYVVSEAERMKKATKALQNNDLESFGQLMFETHDGLSQQYAVSCDELDTLVELVRGKEGVFGARMMGGGFGGCTLNLLDERVVENTIAETTKAYKNKYGFEPEHFVVEISDGCKIEELK; this is encoded by the coding sequence ATGAAATCTGTTGAAATTCAACTGGCTTTTAAGACCTACTTTGGTCATTCTCCCCAATATTTTGTGCAGGCTCCTGGCCGTATAAACATGATCGGCGAACATACCGATTACAACCAGGGTTTTGTGTTGCCAGCGGCAATAAACAAGAACATCTACTTCGCGGTGTCGAAACGCAGCGATAGCCAGTTGCATCTGTATTCGGTCGATCTTGAAGACCATTTGGAAGTGTGTTTCGAGAGTATCTTGCCGAGCGAAAAGGGCTGGGCAAACTTTCTTTTGGGTGTGGTAAGCGAGATGCAGAAACAAGGCAAAAATTTTGATTTCGGACTGAATATCGCCTTTGGCGGCAACGTGCCCTTAGGGGCTGGCTTGTCTTCTTCGGCAGCGATCGAAAGCGGGATGGGAACCTTGCTCAATGCCCTGTTCAATTTGGATTATTCTCTGCTCGATTTGGCTTTGATCGCTCAGGGAGCTGAGCAGCGATTTGCGGGATTGAATTGCGGAATTATGGATATGTATGCCTCGCTTTTTGGGCAACGCAATCGATTAATTAAATTGGACTGCAAATCCTTGTCGCATGAGTATTTAGAAGTAGATTTGAAAGGAAAATCGATCCTGTTGTTCAATTCGGGTGTAAAACACAGTTTGGCCGATTCGGCATACAATAAAAGACGTGCAGAGTGCGAAGAGGGTGTGTCGATTTTGAAAGCACATTATCCTGAAGTGGCAAGCCTGCGTGATGTGGAGCTGATGCAATTGGAAAAGCACAAAGCCGAATTTCCGCCTGTGGTGTATCAGCGTTGTTTATATGTGGTGTCGGAGGCGGAGCGAATGAAGAAAGCAACAAAAGCATTGCAGAATAATGATTTGGAGTCTTTCGGGCAATTGATGTTTGAAACGCACGATGGTCTAAGTCAACAATATGCAGTAAGCTGTGATGAATTGGATACTTTGGTAGAGTTGGTGAGAGGGAAAGAAGGGGTATTTGGTGCCCGCATGATGGGTGGCGGTTTTGGCGGCTGCACATTGAATCTATTGGATGAAAGAGTGGTGGAGAACACAATTGCAGAAACCACAAAGGCGTACAAAAACAAATACGGTTTCGAGCCAGAGCATTTTGTGGTGGAGATATCCGATGGCTGCAAGATAGAGGAATTAAAATAG
- a CDS encoding LacI family DNA-binding transcriptional regulator: MPSRPTLSSIAKSLRLSISTVSRALDDHPRISPETKAKVMAKAKEMHFVKNPAARHLRSNKTQNIGVILPNIKEEFFFQAFSGIEDFFEPIDYHLMVNQSHDNYEREQEIARKMLDKRIDGLLVSVAVKTNHYGHFKAFEKYGIPIVFFDRVPRNYPCNKVFNDNALGATKLIEFLIQMGLKRIALINGPGNLHVAHERLNGFLSAMVKHNLPSDNRYVKTSNLSLIETQNCMRQLLELENRPQAVITFNDYVAMHAITFCRQRGIKDIYFVSFANLEITKIMDNPPIASIEQFPYSLGQTAATLLFKKMEERDCSNYETFEIPTEIKIYSSNL, from the coding sequence ATGCCCAGTAGGCCAACACTTTCAAGTATTGCCAAGAGTCTCCGCTTATCCATCAGCACGGTTTCGCGTGCCTTGGACGACCATCCGCGAATCAGCCCAGAAACAAAGGCGAAAGTCATGGCCAAAGCCAAGGAAATGCATTTTGTGAAAAATCCGGCGGCGAGGCACCTCCGCAGCAACAAAACCCAAAATATTGGCGTCATTTTGCCCAACATCAAAGAAGAGTTTTTCTTTCAGGCTTTTTCGGGAATAGAAGATTTTTTCGAACCCATCGACTACCACTTGATGGTTAATCAATCGCACGACAATTACGAAAGAGAACAAGAGATTGCCCGAAAAATGCTCGACAAAAGAATCGACGGTCTGTTGGTTTCGGTGGCCGTGAAAACCAACCATTATGGGCATTTTAAAGCCTTTGAAAAATACGGTATTCCCATTGTTTTTTTCGATCGCGTACCCCGAAATTATCCTTGCAATAAAGTTTTCAATGACAATGCTTTGGGAGCCACAAAACTCATTGAATTTCTTATCCAAATGGGCTTGAAAAGAATCGCCTTGATCAACGGACCGGGCAATTTGCATGTGGCCCATGAGCGTCTCAATGGCTTTCTTTCGGCAATGGTTAAACACAATTTACCGTCGGATAACCGCTATGTCAAAACCAGTAATTTGAGTTTGATCGAAACACAAAACTGCATGCGGCAATTACTGGAGCTTGAAAATCGCCCGCAGGCCGTGATCACGTTCAATGATTACGTAGCTATGCACGCCATTACATTTTGCCGGCAGCGGGGCATCAAGGATATCTATTTCGTGAGTTTTGCCAATTTGGAAATCACCAAAATCATGGACAATCCGCCTATTGCTTCTATCGAGCAATTTCCCTATTCATTGGGCCAAACGGCCGCTACACTCCTCTTTAAAAAAATGGAAGAACGCGATTGCAGCAATTATGAAACCTTTGAAATACCCACCGAAATAAAGATTTATTCGAGCAATTTATAA